A window of the Gossypium arboreum isolate Shixiya-1 chromosome 2, ASM2569848v2, whole genome shotgun sequence genome harbors these coding sequences:
- the LOC108462031 gene encoding U-box domain-containing protein 11-like, with the protein MAAGVVSDASAAFLLSLVHDIVLGNVAAGMFKKDCTDLVRRIALFTHLLEEIRDFAASDHPHASSSSSSSSSWSADLAVALQAAKRLLSAASAHHSVNSPDGAAKRISFQFQCVTWKLEKSLAKIPFDQFQISEEVQEQVALVRAQLRRATERYGSLNSRKVSNAISQLPEKERSNTNHEISAKLDSIPESCTTLRHAADKATKILERMNSSSIPSVVCLSNEVDSKGQDYLAAKGAEQTKKPDTLVIPVDFLCPISLELMRDPVIVATGQTYERSYIQRWIDCGNVTCPKTQQKLENLTLTPNYVLRSVINQWCAKHNIEQPSGLANGRLKKSDGSFCDVSGDMAAIQELVSKLSSRCLEERRAAVAEIRSLSKRSTDNRILIADTGAIPVLVNLLTTDDASIQEHAVTSILNLSIFENNKSLIMLAGAVPSIVQVLRAGSMEARENAAATLFSLSLADENKIIIGSSGAIPALVDLLQNGSNRGKKDAATALFNLCIYQGNKGRAVRAGIITALLKMLTDSRNCMVDEALTILSILASNHDAKAAIVKASTIPVLIDLLRTGLPRNKENAAAILLCLCKRDAENLACISRLGAAVPLTELTKGGTERAKRKATSLLEHLRKLQQL; encoded by the exons ATGGCCGCTGGAGTCGTCTCCGACGCTTCTGCCGCGTTCTTGCTCAGCCTTGTCCACGATATTGTCCTCGGGAATGTGGCTGCCGGGATGTTTAAAAAGGATTGCACGGATCTGGTAAGGAGGATAGCTCTATTCACGCATTTGCTTGAGGAAATCAGGGATTTTGCAGCGTCTGATCATCCTCACGCttcctcctcctcttcctcttcctcttcaTGGTCGGCTGATCTCGCCGTTGCTCTGCAGGCTGCAAAGCGTCTTTTGTCCGCCGCCTCCGCTCACCATTCCGTTAATTCCCCT GATGGAGCTGCCAAAAGGATCTCTTTCCAATTTCAATGTGTTACATGGAAGTTGGAGAAAAGTTTAGCCAAAATTCCATTTGATCAGTTTCAAATCTCAGAGGAGGTTCAGGAACAG GTCGCATTGGTGAGAGCACAATTGAGAAGAGCGACTGAAAGATATGGATCTTTGAATTCAAGAAAAGTTTCGAATGCCATTTCCCAGCTACCGGAAAAAGAGCGCAGCAATACCAACCATGAAATTTCAGCGAAGCTGGATAGCATTCCAGAAAGTTGTACTACTCTAAGACATGCTGCTGATAAGGCAACTAAGATATTGGAAAGGATGAATAGCTCTTCAATTCCTTCTGTGGTCTGCCTATCAAATGAGGTTGATTCCAAAGGGCAAGACTATCTGGCTGCTAAGGGTGCTGAACAAACCAAGAAACCCGATACACTAGTAATACCTGTTGATTTTCTATGCCCTATATCTTTGGAACTAATGAGGGATCCAGTGATTGTGGCTACAGGACAG ACATATGAGAGATCTTACATACAGAGATGGATAGATTGTGGCAATGTAACGTGTCCAAAAACTCAGCAGAAGCTGGAGAATTTAACTCTAACCCCAAACTATGTTCTTAGAAGTGTAATAAATCAATGGTGTGCTAAACATAACATTGAGCAGCCAAGCGGATTAGCAAATGGTAGGCTCAAAAAGAGCGATGGGTCTTTCTGTGATGTTAGTGGCGACATGGCAGCCATCCAGGAACTGGTCTCTAAGCTGTCGAGCCGGTGCTTAGAGGAACGTAGGGCAGCTGTGGCTGAAATCCGATCACTATCAAAAAGAAGCACAGATAACAGGATACTAATAGCAGACACAGGAGCGATACCTGTTCTGGTCAACCTTTTAACAACAGATGATGCATCAATACAAGAACATGCAGTAACTTCTATTCTTAACCTTTCCATATTCGAAAATAACAAGTCTCTCATAATGCTTGCTGGTGCCGTTCCTTCCATTGTCCAAGTCCTCCGTGCAGGAAGCATGGAAGCAAGAGAGAATGCAGCGGCTACCCTTTTTAGTTTATCACTTGCAGATGAGAACAAAATAATAATCGGTTCATCAGGGGCAATACCAGCCTTGGTAGATTTGTTACAAAATGGAAGCAATCGAGGGAAGAAAGATGCCGCAACTGCTCTATTCAATCTATGCATTTATCAGGGGAACAAGGGCCGTGCTGTCAGAGCCGGAATTATTACAGCACTGCTGAAGATGCTTACGGATTCAAGAAACTGCATGGTCGATGAGGCTTTGACAATACTGTCAATCCTGGCTAGCAACCATGATGCTAAGGCAGCTATAGTAAAGGCTAGCACCATACCTGTTTTGATCGATCTTCTGAGAACAGGTTTACCTAGAAACAAAGAAAATGCAGCTGCCATTTTACTTTGTTTGTGTAAGAGAGATGCTGAGAATCTGGCATGCATTAGTAGGCTTGGTGCTGCCGTACCATTGACGGAGCTCACCAAGGGTGGCACAGAAAGGGCCAAGCGGAAGGCTACTTCATTGTTGGAGCATCTTCGAAAATTACAGCAGCTTTGA
- the LOC108466773 gene encoding uncharacterized protein At1g66480, whose product MGNSLAGKKTTKVMKINGETLKLKTPVRAEDVVKDYPGHVLLESEAVKHFGVRAKPLEAHHKLEPKRLYFLVVLPEGPKERVPRRVRSGVNMSAKDRLESLMLSRRSVSDLTLMKGESTGAEKGESRAMRVRLRVPKAEVERLMKDSENEEEVAEKIMQLCTANGGNNPREGVVKGKQQVSWEGSHGSTGEGFKAREKRVSFVAVKEGGGSQIEVGSGAERNQIN is encoded by the exons ATGGGGAATAGCCTGGCAGGGAAAAAGACGACCAAGGTGATGAAAATAAACGGGGAAACATTGAAGCTAAAGACGCCGGTGAGAGCTGAAGATGTGGTGAAGGATTATCCAGGGCATGTGTTGCTTGAATCCGAAGCTGTTAAACATTTCGGTGTTCGAGCGAAGCCATTAGAGGCACATCACAAATTGGAGCCTAAGAGGCTTTACTTCTTGGTAGTGTTGCCCGAAGGTCCCAAGGAGAGGGTTCCAAGGAGGGTTCGGTCGGGTGTGAACATGAGTGCTAAAGACAGGCTGGAGAGCTTGATGTTGTCGAGGAGATCGGTATCGGACCTCACGCTGATGAAAGGGGAAAGCACGGGGGCCGAGAAAGGTGAAAGTAGGGCAATGAGGGTGAGGTTGAGGGTGCCCAAGGCGGAGGTGGAGAGGTTGATGAAAGATAGTGAAAACGAAGAAGAGGTAGCTGAGAAAATCATGCAGCTTTGCACGGCCAATGGGGGGAACAACCCACGTGAAGGTGTGGTGAAGGGGAAACAACAAGTGAGTTGGGAGGGTAGCCATGGAAGCACCGGAGAAGGTTTCAAGGCACGTGAG AAACGGGTGAGTTTCGTGGCAGTGAAGGAAGGAGGTGGGAGCCAAATAGAAGTAGGTTCGGGAGCAGAgagaaatcaaataaattaa
- the LOC108466423 gene encoding threonine dehydratase 1 biosynthetic, chloroplastic-like isoform X1: MPVTTPEIKWQSVERLGATVVLVGDSYDEAQAYAKKRAKEESRTFIPPFDHPDIIMGQGTIGMEIVRQMQGPLHTIFVPVGGGGLIAGIAAYVKRVSPENTLAGFTKLSSTLSNLEMLDLKYNYLNDSILLSLSELSSLRYLDLSYNRIEGSSHSRGFQWISRLTKLETLVLSGNSLKNSVLLHMRNLSFLKNLRLSDNHLEGRVLHIQDCQT; the protein is encoded by the exons ATGCCTGTTACAACTCCTGAAATTAAG TGGCAATCTGTTGAGAGGTTGGGTGCAACTGTTGTTCTCGTTGGAGATTCTTATGATGAGGCACAAGCATATGCTAAAAAGCGGGCTAAAGAGGAAAGTCGTACCTTTATACCCCCTTTTGATCATCCAGACATTATCATGGGACAAGGTACTATTGGAATGGAGATTGTGCGCCAAATGCAAGGCCCATTGCATACAATCTTTGTTCCCGTTGGTGGTGGTGGGCTCATAGCTGGCATTGCTGCTTATGTGAAGAGGGTTTCCCCAGAG AACACTCTTGCAGGTTTTACAAAGCTATCATCCACATTGAGTAATTTAGAGATGCTTGACTTAAAATACAATTACTTGAATGATAGCATTCTGCTATCTCTGAGTGAGCTTTCATCTCTTCGATATTTAGATCTATCATACAATCGAATTGAAGGATCAAGTCATTCAAGAG gtTTCCAATGGATTTCAAGACTCACCAAATTGGAAACTCTTGTTTTAAGTGGGAATTCTTTGAAGAATAGTGTTCTTCTCCATATGAGAAATCTTTCATTCTTGAAGAATTTAAGATTGAGCGATAATCACTTGGAAGGAAGGGTGCTTCATATTCAAG ATTGTCAGACTTGA
- the LOC108466423 gene encoding threonine dehydratase 1 biosynthetic, chloroplastic-like isoform X2, translating to MPVTTPEIKWQSVERLGATVVLVGDSYDEAQAYAKKRAKEESRTFIPPFDHPDIIMGQGTIGMEIVRQMQGPLHTIFVPVGGGGLIAGIAAYVKRVSPENTLAGFTKLSSTLSNLEMLDLKYNYLNDSILLSLSELSSLRYLDLSYNRIEGSSHSRGFQWISRLTKLETLVLSGNSLKNSVLLHMRNLSFLKNLRLSDNHLEGRVLHIQGL from the exons ATGCCTGTTACAACTCCTGAAATTAAG TGGCAATCTGTTGAGAGGTTGGGTGCAACTGTTGTTCTCGTTGGAGATTCTTATGATGAGGCACAAGCATATGCTAAAAAGCGGGCTAAAGAGGAAAGTCGTACCTTTATACCCCCTTTTGATCATCCAGACATTATCATGGGACAAGGTACTATTGGAATGGAGATTGTGCGCCAAATGCAAGGCCCATTGCATACAATCTTTGTTCCCGTTGGTGGTGGTGGGCTCATAGCTGGCATTGCTGCTTATGTGAAGAGGGTTTCCCCAGAG AACACTCTTGCAGGTTTTACAAAGCTATCATCCACATTGAGTAATTTAGAGATGCTTGACTTAAAATACAATTACTTGAATGATAGCATTCTGCTATCTCTGAGTGAGCTTTCATCTCTTCGATATTTAGATCTATCATACAATCGAATTGAAGGATCAAGTCATTCAAGAG gtTTCCAATGGATTTCAAGACTCACCAAATTGGAAACTCTTGTTTTAAGTGGGAATTCTTTGAAGAATAGTGTTCTTCTCCATATGAGAAATCTTTCATTCTTGAAGAATTTAAGATTGAGCGATAATCACTTGGAAGGAAGGGTGCTTCATATTCAAG GATTATGA
- the LOC108466423 gene encoding threonine dehydratase biosynthetic, chloroplastic-like isoform X3 has product MPVTTPEIKWQSVERLGATVVLVGDSYDEAQAYAKKRAKEESRTFIPPFDHPDIIMGQGTIGMEIVRQMQGPLHTIFVPVGGGGLIAGIAAYVKRVSPENTLAGFTKLSSTLSNLEMLDLKYNYLNDSILLSLSELSSLRYLDLSYNRIEGSSHSRVGIL; this is encoded by the exons ATGCCTGTTACAACTCCTGAAATTAAG TGGCAATCTGTTGAGAGGTTGGGTGCAACTGTTGTTCTCGTTGGAGATTCTTATGATGAGGCACAAGCATATGCTAAAAAGCGGGCTAAAGAGGAAAGTCGTACCTTTATACCCCCTTTTGATCATCCAGACATTATCATGGGACAAGGTACTATTGGAATGGAGATTGTGCGCCAAATGCAAGGCCCATTGCATACAATCTTTGTTCCCGTTGGTGGTGGTGGGCTCATAGCTGGCATTGCTGCTTATGTGAAGAGGGTTTCCCCAGAG AACACTCTTGCAGGTTTTACAAAGCTATCATCCACATTGAGTAATTTAGAGATGCTTGACTTAAAATACAATTACTTGAATGATAGCATTCTGCTATCTCTGAGTGAGCTTTCATCTCTTCGATATTTAGATCTATCATACAATCGAATTGAAGGATCAAGTCATTCAAGAG TGGGAATTCTTTGA
- the LOC108466423 gene encoding threonine dehydratase biosynthetic, chloroplastic-like isoform X4, whose product MPVTTPEIKWQSVERLGATVVLVGDSYDEAQAYAKKRAKEESRTFIPPFDHPDIIMGQGTIGMEIVRQMQGPLHTIFVPVGGGGLIAGIAAYVKRVSPENTLAGFTKLSSTLSNLEMLDLKYNYLNDSILLSLSELSSLRYLDLSYNRIEGSSHSRGL is encoded by the exons ATGCCTGTTACAACTCCTGAAATTAAG TGGCAATCTGTTGAGAGGTTGGGTGCAACTGTTGTTCTCGTTGGAGATTCTTATGATGAGGCACAAGCATATGCTAAAAAGCGGGCTAAAGAGGAAAGTCGTACCTTTATACCCCCTTTTGATCATCCAGACATTATCATGGGACAAGGTACTATTGGAATGGAGATTGTGCGCCAAATGCAAGGCCCATTGCATACAATCTTTGTTCCCGTTGGTGGTGGTGGGCTCATAGCTGGCATTGCTGCTTATGTGAAGAGGGTTTCCCCAGAG AACACTCTTGCAGGTTTTACAAAGCTATCATCCACATTGAGTAATTTAGAGATGCTTGACTTAAAATACAATTACTTGAATGATAGCATTCTGCTATCTCTGAGTGAGCTTTCATCTCTTCGATATTTAGATCTATCATACAATCGAATTGAAGGATCAAGTCATTCAAGAG GATTATGA